A region from the Acomys russatus chromosome 24, mAcoRus1.1, whole genome shotgun sequence genome encodes:
- the LOC127207278 gene encoding olfactory receptor 5M10-like, with product MSSLNDTAVMDFILVGLTDSPGLGKILFAVFLAIYLITLAGNLCLIVLIRTNSHLQTPMYFFLGHLSFVDMCYSSNVTPNMLRGFISDQKTISYAGCFTQCLLFIALVITEFYILASMALDRYVAICSPLHYSTRMSKTVCISLVTFPYVFGFLNGLSQTLLTFHLSFCGSHEINHFYCADPPLIMLACSDTHVKKTAMFVVAGFTLISSLSIILLSYLYIFAAILRIRSSEGRQKAFSTCGSHLTTVTIFYGTLFGMYLKPPSEKSVEESKVIAVFYTFLSPLLNPLIYSLRNKDVINAMKQLIKGNFCQKFLV from the coding sequence ATGTCTTCCCTAAATGATACTGCAGTGATGGATTTCATTCTTGTGGGGCTCACAGACAGCCCAGGGCTGGGGAAAATTCTCTTTGCGGTGTTTCTGGCCATTTACCTTATTACACTGGCAGGAAACCTATGCCTGATTGTGCTGATTCGGACCAATTCCCACCTGCAAACACCCATGTACTTTTTCCTTGGGCACCTGTCCTTTGTAGACATGTGCTATTCCTCCAATGTCACCCCAAACATGCTGCGTGGATTCATCTCAGACCAGAAGACCATCTCCTATGCTGGATGCTTCACCCAGTGTCTCCTCTTCATTGCTCTGGTGATCACTGAGTTTTACATCCTCGCTTCAATGGCTCTGGACCGCTACGTGGCCATTTGCAGCCCTCTGCACTACAGTACCAGGATGTCCAAGACTGTTTGCATCTCTCTAGTCACATTCCCTTATGTGTTTGGCTTCCTGAATGGGCTCTCTCAGACTCTGCTCACTTTCCACCTGTCCTTCTGTGGCTCCCATGAAATCAATCACTTCTACTGTGCAGACCCTCCTCTCATCATGCTGGCCTGCTCTGACACTCATGTCAAAAAAACGGCCATGTTTGTTGTAGCTGGCTTTACTCTCATAAGTTCCCTCTCTATCATTCTCTTGTCCTATCTGTATATTTTTGCAGCCATCTTGAGGATCCGTTCGTCTGAGGGAAGACAAAAAGCCTTTTCTACATGTGGTTCCCACCTGACAACAGTCACCATATTTTATGGAACCCTTTTTGGCATGTATTTAAAGCCTCCATCAGAGAAGTCGGTGGAGGAGTCCAAAGTAATAGCagttttttatacttttttgagCCCATTACTGAACCCCTTGATCTACAGCCTTAGGAACAAGGATGTCATCAATGCTATGAAGCAGTTGATCAAGGGAAATTTTTGTCAGAAATTTttggtttag
- the LOC127207620 gene encoding olfactory receptor 1020-like, with amino-acid sequence MVRIIKEIKDKNYTDMTEFILLGLSDNPDLQGVLFALFLIIYILTLVGNLGMMALIKIDRCLHTPMYFFLSSLSFVDASSSSTVTPKMLVNLMAEDKGISFIGCAAQFFFFGSFLGTECFLLAMMAYDRYAAIWSPLRYPILMSGRICFMLVTTSFLAGFGNAAIHTGMTFRLSFCGSNKINHFYCDTPPLLKLSCSDIHTNGIVIMVFSSFTVLICVLIVLISYLCILIAILKMPSAEGRHKAFSTCASHLMAVTIFFGTILFMYLRPTSSYSMEQDKVVSVFYTVVIPMLNPLIYSLKNKDVKEAVKKIFQKHVS; translated from the coding sequence ATGGTCAGAAtcataaaagaaatcaaagataaaaATTATACAGACATGACAGAATTTATCCTCTTGGGCCTCTCAGACAATCCAGACCTGCAAGGTGTCCTCTTTGCATTGTTTCTGATCATCTACATACTGACCCTGGTGGGTAACTTGGGCATGATGGCCCTGATTAAGATTGACCGCTGTCTTCACACACCTATGTACTTCTTTCTCAGCAGCCTTTCCTTTGTggatgcttcttcttcttctacagtCACCCCTAAGATGCTGGTGAACCTCATGGCTGAGGATAAGGGCATTTCTTTCATTGGGTGTGCTGCCCAGTTCTTCTTCTTTGGCTCCTTCTTGGGAACTGAATGCTTCCTGCTAGCCATGATGGCATATGACCGCTATGCAGCCATCTGGAGTCCCTTGCGGTACCCAATTCTCATGTCTGGGAGAATTTGCTTCATGTTGGTGACTACCTCATTCCTAGCAGGGTTTGGCAATGCAGCCATCCACACAGGGATGACTTTCAGATTGTCCTTTTGTGGATCCAATAAGATCAACCATTTCTACTGTGACACACCACCCCTGCTCAAACTCTCCTGTTCTGATATCCATACCAATGGCATTGTGATTATGGTTTTTTCCAGTTTTACTGTTCTCATCTGTGTTCTGATTGTTCTTATTTCCTACCTGTGCATCCTCATCGCCATACTGAAGATGCCTTCTGCAGAAGGAAGACACAAAGCCTTCTCCACCTGTGCCTCTCACCTCATGGCTGTCACCATCTTCTTTGGAACAATTCTCTTCATGTACTTGAGACCTACTTCTAGTTACTCGATGGAACAGGACAAGGTTGTCTCTGTGTTTTACACAGTAGTGATTCCCATGCTTAATCCTCTCATCTacagcttaaaaaataaagacgtGAAAGAAGCAGTGAAGAAAATCTTCCAGAAACATGTTTCATAA
- the LOC127207622 gene encoding olfactory receptor 1020, which yields MVRNAKRVQGKNDTEVTEFILLGLSDNPDLQGVLFALFLIIYILTLVGNLGMMALIKIDRCLHTPMYFFLSSLSFVDASYSSSVTLKMLVNLMAEDKGISFIGCAAQFFFFGSFLGTECFLLAMMAYDRYAAIWSPLRYPILMSGRICFMLVTTSFLAGFGNAAIHTGMTFRLSFCGSNKINHFYCDTPPLLKLSCSDTRINGIVIMAFSSFNVISCVLIILISYLCILIAILKMPSAEGRHKAFSTCASHLMAVTIFFGTILFMYLRPTSSYSMEQDKVVSVFYTVVIPMLNPLIYSLKNKDVKEAVKKIFQKHVS from the coding sequence ATGGTCAGAAATGCAAAAAGAGTTCAAGGTAAAAATGACACAGAAGTGACAGAATTTATCCTCTTGGGCCTCTCAGACAATCCAGACCTGCAAGGTGTCCTCTTTGCATTGTTTCTGATCATCTACATACTGACGCTGGTGGGTAACTTGGGCATGATGGCCCTGATTAAGATTGACCGCTGTCTTCACACACCTATGTACTTCTTTCTCAGCAGCCTTTCCTTTGTGGATGCCTCTTACTCTTCTTCTGTCACCCTTAAGATGCTGGTGAACCTCATGGCTGAGGATAAGGGCATTTCTTTCATTGGGTGTGCTGCCCAGTTCTTCTTCTTTGGCTCCTTCTTGGGAACTGAATGCTTCCTGCTAGCCATGATGGCATATGACCGCTATGCAGCCATCTGGAGTCCCTTGCGGTACCCAATTCTCATGTCTGGGAGAATTTGCTTCATGTTGGTGACTACCTCATTCCTAGCAGGGTTTGGCAATGCAGCCATCCACACAGGGATGACTTTCAGATTGTCCTTTTGTGGATCCAATAAGATCAACCATTTCTACTGCGACACACCACCCCTGCTCAAACTCTCCTGTTCTGACACTCGCATTAATGGCATTGTGATCATGGCTTTCTCCAGTTTCAATGTCATCAGCTGTGTTCTGATTATTCTCATTTCCTACCTGTGCATCCTCATCGCCATACTGAAGATGCCTTCTGCAGAAGGAAGACACAAAGCCTTCTCCACCTGTGCCTCTCACCTCATGGCTGTCACCATCTTCTTTGGAACAATTCTCTTCATGTACTTGAGACCTACTTCTAGCTACTCGATGGAACAGGACAAGGTTGTCTCTGTGTTTTACACAGTAGTGATTCCCATGCTTAATCCTCTCATCTacagcttaaaaaataaagacgtGAAAGAAGCAGTGAAGAAAATCTTCCAGAAACATGTTTCATAA
- the LOC127207508 gene encoding olfactory receptor 1019 encodes MDKENHSVVTEFIFMGITQDPQLQIIFFVVFLIVYLLNVVGNVGMIILIITDNQLHTPMYFFLCNLSFVDLGYSSAIAPRMLADFLRKHKVISFSSCATQFAFFVGFVDAECYVLAAIAYDRFVAICRPLHYSTLMSKKVCLALMLGSYLAGLVSLVAHTSLTFSLSYCGSNIINHFFCEIPPLLALSCSDTYISEILLFSLCGFIEFSTILIIFISYAFILIAIIRMRSAEGRLKAFSTCGSHLTGVTLFYGTVMFMYLRPTSSYSLDQDKWASVFYTIVIPMLNPLIYSLRNKDVKAAFKKLIGKKSQ; translated from the coding sequence atggataaagaaaatcacTCAGTTGTAACTGAGTTTATCTTTATGGGCATCACTCAAGACCCTCAGCTGCAGATCATCTTTTTTGTGGTCTTCCTCATTGTCTACCTGCTCAATGTGGTAGGGAATGTTGGCATGATCATCCTGATCATAACAGACAATCAGCTTCACACccccatgtactttttcctctGCAACCTTTCCTTTGTTGATCTGGGCTACTCTTCAGCCATTGCTCCCAGGATGCTGGCTGATTTTCTAAGGAAGCACAAAGTTATCTCTTTCTCCAGTTGTGCCACCCAATTTGCTTTCTTTGTAGGTTTTGTGGATGCTGAGTGCTATGTCCTGGCTGCCATAGCCTATGACCGCTTTGTGGCCATCTGCAGACCTCTGCACTATAGCACTCTCATGTCCAAGAAAGTCTGCTTGGCTCTGATGCTTGGCTCTTACCTGGCTGGCCTAGTGAGTTTAGTAGCCCACACTTCCCTCACTTTCAGCCTCAGTTACTGTGGTTCCAATATCATCAACCATTTCTTCTGTGAAATTCCGCCACTCTTGGCTCTCTCGTGCTCAGATACCTACATTAGTGAGATACTGCTATTCAGTTTGTGTGGCTTCATTGAGTTCAGCACCATCCTTATCATCTTCATCTCCTATGCCTTTATCCTCATTGCAATCATCAGGATGAGGTCAGCTGAAGGCCGTCTGAAGGCTTTTTCCACCTGTGGGTCTCACCTGACTGGTGTCACCCTCTTCTATGGCACAGTCATGTTCATGTACCTGAGGCCAACATCCAGCTACTCACTGGACCAAGACAAATGGGCGTCTGTGTTTTACACCATTGTCATTCCCATGCTGAACCCCTTGATCTACAGTTTGCGGAACAAGGATGTGAAAGCTGCTTTCAAAAAGCTGATTGGAAAGAAATCTCAGTAA